One part of the Thiomicrospira cyclica ALM1 genome encodes these proteins:
- a CDS encoding sigma-54-dependent transcriptional regulator, whose translation MNAKTRPELYIVEDDADMANLMAELAKSNGFNVSVFLTAQAAQNAIHLNPPAVVLTDLRLPDGDGLTILDTARRASLDTQIVLITGYATLQDAVKAFKLGLYDLITKPFDITQVQALLTRLLAQYQHRNSVLKLQTRLAQLDNTSLEPVCQSPQIKQVYNLVQQVSQMDVPVLIEGETGTGKGVLAKFIHQHSPRNNGAYFELNCAAVPANLIESELFGHEKGAFTGAVARKLGLLELADGGTLLLDEINSMSSDVQAKMLHFLQDQTLVRVGGQSKVQVNVRLIFASNQNLHNLVEEGTFRQDLYYRINVFPVQLPPLRERPEDIQALAERFLSQFSQKFNKPIERFSDEALEQLQAYHWPGNIRELENIVQRAVVLAQDKKVESHHLPLELRPLPSHIALTPALSLPDNTSLEELESAWIQYTLERCQGNKSLAARELGIDNSTLHRKLSKLKITTIN comes from the coding sequence ATGAACGCAAAAACACGCCCGGAACTCTATATTGTTGAAGATGATGCCGATATGGCCAACCTTATGGCCGAACTTGCCAAATCAAATGGTTTTAACGTCAGTGTGTTTTTAACCGCACAAGCCGCTCAAAATGCCATTCACCTTAATCCGCCTGCCGTGGTCTTAACTGATTTACGCTTACCCGATGGCGATGGTTTGACCATTCTCGATACAGCACGACGTGCCAGTCTAGACACACAGATTGTCTTAATTACTGGCTATGCGACCCTCCAGGATGCCGTTAAAGCCTTTAAACTCGGACTTTATGATTTAATCACCAAGCCTTTTGACATCACCCAGGTTCAAGCGTTACTGACTCGCCTACTCGCCCAATACCAGCATCGTAATAGTGTTTTAAAACTGCAAACCCGCCTGGCACAGTTAGATAACACCTCGCTTGAACCGGTTTGCCAAAGCCCGCAAATTAAACAGGTCTATAACCTAGTGCAACAGGTCAGTCAAATGGATGTCCCCGTGTTAATTGAGGGCGAAACAGGGACGGGTAAGGGTGTGCTGGCTAAGTTTATTCATCAACACAGTCCTCGCAATAACGGTGCCTATTTTGAGCTCAACTGTGCCGCGGTACCCGCCAATCTTATAGAGTCCGAACTCTTTGGCCACGAAAAAGGCGCCTTCACAGGGGCTGTTGCCCGTAAACTCGGCTTATTAGAATTAGCCGATGGTGGCACGCTACTGCTTGATGAAATCAACAGTATGAGCAGTGATGTACAAGCCAAGATGTTGCATTTTTTACAAGATCAAACGCTGGTACGCGTGGGTGGACAAAGCAAAGTACAGGTTAATGTTCGACTTATTTTTGCCAGTAACCAGAATTTACATAACCTAGTCGAGGAAGGCACTTTTCGGCAAGATTTATACTATCGCATCAATGTTTTTCCAGTGCAGTTGCCGCCCTTGCGCGAACGTCCCGAAGATATCCAAGCATTAGCAGAACGCTTTTTATCCCAGTTTAGTCAAAAGTTTAACAAGCCTATTGAACGCTTTAGTGACGAAGCCCTGGAACAACTCCAAGCTTATCACTGGCCGGGCAATATACGCGAACTGGAAAACATCGTGCAACGGGCGGTAGTATTGGCACAAGATAAAAAAGTAGAAAGCCATCATTTGCCGCTAGAACTGCGACCATTACCCAGCCATATAGCGCTAACGCCCGCATTAAGCCTCCCTGATAATACCAGCCTTGAAGAGCTAGAATCTGCCTGGATTCAATACACCCTTGAGCGCTGTCAGGGCAATAAATCTCTAGCGGCGCGGGAGCTTGGCATTGATAATTCAACTCTGCACCGCAAGCTTAGCAAGCTCAAAATAACCACGATCAATTAA
- a CDS encoding sensor histidine kinase: MSQLARWLTQIKPTSLSGQINLYLSSGLIVFTLVASLVLYHAVSHALEQTLKDKAQALASQLAVVSLDSILIRDYAVIERFADELVQQSPDILYLQITSYDPRSQTPQLLAQAGVSEYRHHSTPNTLQQTTPIMFMDRPQGEIELVYSTRVIEQTFLQIMLLGLVGLMLLLALQFWLVKRLLASQLIAPITQLVASIRPLKVPSSDPDTASTIRLLTSNAPTELHQLDNHIKDQQIQLQNYLDELQHIQQMTHKLTERLRDGQRLATIGQMAAGLAHNLNTPLATIIGYAQILQTTSNDEAVQQRAVIIERQAFNSAEVVKSLLNASRLPKADMTQVALKPYLQRFCQLISPILKQKGLQQIEESLEDIYVTTDAGILEQVLFNLLGNAVEAGAHKIALHLTTHNQQACLQIIDDGQGIPAELQSEIFKAFVTSKPAHQGTGLGLYMAQEMLSLIQGELTLLSSQPGQTVFSLQLPYDLKEDSA, encoded by the coding sequence TTGAGTCAGCTTGCACGCTGGTTAACACAGATCAAACCCACCAGTCTATCCGGACAAATTAATCTCTATCTCAGTAGCGGTTTAATTGTGTTTACGCTGGTTGCCAGCTTGGTGCTGTATCATGCCGTCAGTCATGCACTGGAACAAACGCTAAAAGATAAAGCCCAAGCGCTTGCTTCACAGCTCGCGGTGGTAAGTCTTGATTCTATTCTTATCCGTGACTATGCCGTCATCGAACGCTTTGCCGACGAACTGGTGCAACAGTCTCCGGATATTCTCTATTTACAAATCACCAGTTATGATCCCAGGTCGCAAACACCCCAATTACTCGCACAAGCGGGAGTCAGCGAATATCGTCACCACAGCACACCCAACACCCTGCAGCAAACAACGCCCATTATGTTTATGGATCGCCCGCAAGGTGAAATTGAACTGGTTTACTCGACGCGGGTTATTGAACAAACCTTCCTCCAAATCATGCTACTTGGGTTAGTCGGGTTAATGCTATTGCTTGCGTTGCAATTCTGGCTGGTTAAGCGGTTACTGGCCAGCCAATTGATTGCGCCCATTACCCAATTGGTGGCCAGTATTCGTCCACTCAAGGTGCCATCAAGCGATCCAGACACGGCATCAACCATACGTTTATTAACGTCCAACGCACCCACCGAACTGCATCAACTCGATAATCATATTAAAGATCAACAAATCCAGCTGCAAAACTATTTGGACGAATTACAACATATCCAGCAAATGACGCACAAGCTTACCGAGCGCCTGCGTGATGGACAACGGCTCGCGACAATTGGCCAAATGGCCGCTGGTTTAGCACATAACCTTAACACCCCCTTGGCGACCATTATTGGCTATGCTCAAATACTGCAAACCACCAGCAATGATGAGGCGGTACAACAGCGCGCGGTTATTATTGAGCGGCAGGCTTTTAATAGCGCTGAAGTTGTTAAAAGTCTACTTAATGCCTCGCGCTTACCCAAGGCTGATATGACTCAGGTAGCATTAAAGCCCTATTTACAGCGATTTTGTCAGCTCATATCCCCAATTCTTAAGCAAAAAGGTCTGCAGCAGATTGAGGAGTCCCTTGAGGATATCTATGTAACAACCGATGCCGGTATACTAGAGCAGGTACTATTTAACCTTCTGGGCAATGCGGTTGAAGCCGGTGCACATAAGATTGCACTGCACCTAACCACCCATAATCAGCAGGCCTGCTTGCAAATTATTGACGATGGACAAGGGATTCCTGCCGAATTGCAATCCGAAATTTTTAAAGCTTTTGTAACCAGCAAGCCCGCGCATCAGGGCACGGGTCTTGGCCTTTATATGGCGCAAGAAATGCTCAGTTTAATTCAAGGTGAGCTGACCCTGTTAAGCTCACAGCCTGGCCAAACCGTATTTAGCTTACAACTTCCTTATGATTTAAAAGAAGATAGCGCATGA
- a CDS encoding MBL fold metallo-hydrolase — MVRWLAGAAIALSMTTTAVADVVKFEKVTDNVYAFIGEINDRTKANLGLNANIGLVVTDAGAVIIDTGAGPLSAAAIEQAAQKITDQKIVAVFNTGSQDHRWLGNDYFAQRGATVYAMDTTVATQQAMLDSILNRIKGVDEIFHDQTPMHAPEPLTGPNASVTIGSTVFEVKYFNDAHFPGDVVIWLPQSEVLFSGDHVYVDRLLGVHPHTDAVKWVDAYDQMIQLPAKYIVPGHGAVSDKAKVQRETGDYLAQLVEAIMAVQEDFGAIDDVTPSRDWSQFQHLRHYDGWHGRNVSNTFMRLEMQ; from the coding sequence ATGGTTCGTTGGTTAGCAGGCGCGGCAATTGCGCTATCTATGACCACCACAGCAGTTGCCGACGTGGTGAAATTTGAAAAGGTTACTGACAATGTCTATGCCTTTATTGGTGAAATCAATGACCGTACCAAAGCCAATTTAGGACTCAATGCCAATATCGGCCTGGTTGTAACCGACGCCGGTGCGGTGATTATTGATACGGGTGCGGGCCCCCTATCTGCGGCCGCCATTGAACAAGCGGCACAAAAAATCACCGATCAAAAAATTGTTGCGGTATTTAATACCGGTTCACAAGACCACCGTTGGTTAGGTAACGACTACTTTGCTCAACGCGGTGCAACGGTTTACGCGATGGATACCACCGTCGCTACCCAGCAAGCGATGCTCGATTCCATTCTAAACCGCATTAAAGGTGTCGATGAAATCTTCCATGACCAAACACCGATGCACGCTCCAGAGCCCCTAACCGGTCCAAATGCCAGCGTCACCATTGGTAGTACGGTATTTGAGGTTAAGTATTTCAATGATGCCCATTTTCCGGGTGATGTGGTGATTTGGTTACCGCAATCAGAGGTATTATTTTCTGGTGACCATGTCTATGTTGATCGTTTGCTCGGCGTGCATCCACACACTGACGCGGTTAAGTGGGTAGACGCCTACGACCAGATGATTCAGTTGCCAGCTAAATATATTGTGCCAGGCCATGGTGCGGTATCAGACAAGGCGAAAGTTCAGCGTGAAACTGGGGATTACCTTGCTCAACTGGTTGAAGCGATTATGGCCGTGCAAGAAGATTTTGGCGCCATTGACGATGTGACACCATCGCGCGATTGGTCACAATTCCAGCATTTACGCCATTATGATGGCTGGCATGGTCGTAATGTCAGCAACACCTTTATGCGCTTAGAAATGCAATAA
- a CDS encoding type II toxin-antitoxin system HipA family toxin, whose amino-acid sequence MNELVVSMNGLLVGQLIKHKSGALRFSYAKEWLASPYSRALSLSLPLSEKPYEGDLIYNFLDNLLPDNDLIRAKMQARFTTSTTQPFDLLAAVGKDCVGAIQLTSHAPVEDSQASTGLEATVLNESQIADLLKNYAANPLGMQDLEQDFRISLAGAQEKTALLKMADKWYLPKGATPTTHILKLPIGVLAHNNLDLSQSCENEWLCMQIASAFGLPVAHTEVVQFDDQKAIAVERFDRKWLPNERLVRLPQEDMCQVLGIAPALKYEADGGPSIRQIMDVLRGSQQAQKDREVFFKAQILFWLLAAPDGHGKNFSLFIEANNGYRLTPLYDILSAYPLMGGQGLQPQKIKMAMALQGKSRHYKWHSLSPRHFISTAKAVGYSEQLALSHLEEMCQKTAQVIAQVKCQLPANFPEQIAQPIFEGILKKATIGINSPT is encoded by the coding sequence ATGAATGAACTTGTGGTGTCGATGAATGGCTTGCTGGTCGGTCAGCTGATTAAACACAAAAGTGGTGCGTTGCGTTTTAGTTACGCGAAAGAATGGCTGGCTTCGCCTTATTCGCGTGCTTTGTCCTTGTCTCTGCCGTTGTCAGAAAAACCTTATGAAGGCGATCTAATTTACAATTTTTTAGATAACCTATTGCCTGACAATGATTTGATTCGTGCCAAAATGCAGGCGCGATTTACGACGTCCACAACCCAGCCATTTGATTTGTTGGCGGCGGTGGGTAAAGATTGCGTGGGTGCTATTCAATTGACCAGTCATGCGCCTGTAGAGGATTCGCAAGCGAGTACAGGGCTTGAAGCGACAGTATTGAATGAATCCCAAATTGCCGATTTGTTAAAAAACTATGCCGCTAATCCGCTAGGCATGCAGGATTTGGAGCAGGATTTTCGTATTTCTCTTGCCGGTGCGCAAGAAAAAACAGCCCTGCTCAAGATGGCGGATAAATGGTATTTGCCTAAAGGCGCAACCCCAACCACCCATATTTTAAAATTGCCGATCGGTGTGTTGGCGCATAATAATCTTGATTTGTCGCAAAGTTGCGAAAACGAATGGTTGTGTATGCAAATTGCCTCTGCTTTCGGATTGCCTGTCGCTCATACGGAGGTGGTGCAGTTTGACGATCAAAAGGCAATTGCGGTTGAGCGATTTGATCGAAAATGGCTGCCTAACGAAAGGTTGGTGCGTTTGCCGCAAGAAGATATGTGCCAGGTGTTGGGTATCGCACCGGCACTCAAATATGAGGCGGATGGTGGGCCAAGTATCAGACAAATTATGGATGTTCTGCGAGGCTCACAGCAGGCTCAAAAGGATCGAGAGGTCTTTTTTAAAGCACAAATTCTGTTCTGGTTGCTAGCCGCACCCGATGGGCATGGTAAAAATTTCAGCCTGTTTATTGAAGCGAATAACGGCTATCGTTTAACCCCACTGTATGACATTTTGTCAGCTTATCCTTTGATGGGCGGGCAAGGACTACAACCCCAAAAAATAAAAATGGCGATGGCGTTACAGGGCAAATCCCGACATTATAAATGGCATAGCCTTAGCCCACGACATTTTATCAGTACCGCGAAAGCCGTTGGTTACTCAGAGCAGCTTGCTCTAAGTCATCTTGAAGAGATGTGTCAAAAAACAGCGCAGGTGATTGCACAGGTTAAGTGCCAGTTGCCGGCAAATTTTCCTGAACAGATTGCGCAGCCTATTTTTGAAGGCATACTGAAAAAAGCAACTATCGGTATTAACAGTCCAACCTAA
- the arsB gene encoding ACR3 family arsenite efflux transporter, translating to MTQSADTSSTPSIETMGIFGRYLTLWVLLAIGAGILLGQYAAVIPQTLAEFEYANVSIPVAVLIWGMIFPMMLQIDFKALMNVRRQPKGLVVTTSVNWLIKPFSMFLISWFFLIILFKPFIPEDLAYEYLAGAILLGAAPCTAMVFVWSYLTRGDAAYTLVQVALNDVIMLFAFAPIVIFLLGISNIQVPWDTVLLSVVLYIVVPLVAGYLTREAIIKHKGQAWFQQRFLPAAGSITPVALIITLVLLFAFQGEVILNNPLHIVLIAIPLIIQTLFIFWLAYYWAKKWRIPHCIAAPGALISTSNFFELAVAAAIALFGLQSGAALATVVGVLVEVPLMLALVRYANRTKAQFEPPCVGKQPTNSNPP from the coding sequence ATGACCCAGTCAGCAGATACATCCAGCACCCCCAGTATTGAAACCATGGGCATCTTTGGTCGTTATTTAACCCTATGGGTGCTCTTAGCGATTGGAGCGGGGATTTTGCTGGGTCAATATGCCGCTGTCATCCCTCAAACCCTGGCCGAATTTGAGTATGCCAATGTTTCAATTCCGGTAGCGGTGTTGATTTGGGGCATGATTTTTCCCATGATGCTGCAAATTGACTTCAAAGCCCTAATGAATGTGCGCCGCCAACCGAAAGGATTAGTGGTCACAACCAGTGTCAATTGGCTGATCAAACCCTTCAGTATGTTTTTGATTAGCTGGTTTTTCTTAATTATTTTGTTCAAACCATTTATTCCCGAAGACCTGGCTTATGAATACCTTGCCGGTGCGATCTTGCTCGGTGCGGCGCCCTGTACGGCGATGGTGTTTGTTTGGAGTTACCTAACCCGTGGTGATGCCGCCTACACCCTAGTCCAAGTCGCGCTAAATGACGTGATTATGCTGTTTGCCTTTGCACCGATTGTGATTTTTCTATTAGGCATCTCCAATATTCAAGTGCCTTGGGATACCGTGCTGCTATCGGTCGTGCTGTACATTGTGGTGCCGTTAGTGGCCGGCTACCTAACCCGAGAAGCGATTATTAAGCACAAGGGGCAGGCCTGGTTTCAGCAACGGTTTTTACCCGCTGCTGGCTCAATAACTCCCGTGGCGTTAATCATTACCCTGGTGTTGTTATTCGCCTTTCAAGGTGAGGTGATTCTGAACAATCCCCTTCACATTGTTTTAATTGCGATTCCGTTGATTATTCAAACCCTGTTCATTTTTTGGCTGGCCTATTACTGGGCCAAAAAATGGCGAATTCCACACTGTATTGCCGCCCCCGGCGCATTGATTAGTACCAGTAACTTTTTTGAGCTCGCTGTCGCCGCGGCGATTGCATTATTTGGTTTACAATCCGGCGCGGCTTTAGCGACTGTGGTGGGTGTCTTGGTTGAGGTGCCGTTAATGTTAGCGCTCGTGCGCTATGCCAATCGCACCAAAGCTCAGTTCGAGCCACCCTGTGTTGGCAAGCAACCTACCAACTCAAATCCGCCTTAA